GTATCAATCTGATATCTATTGCTGCTGTAAACTATGCTAGgatcctgttttgttttaggggaGGGGGTGTTAGAAAGGAGGACCTGCAGACTTGTTCCCTCCATATCTATCTCAATTTTAATGCAAAAAATTAATATGTAGGAATCTGCCCATACAAAGATATAATCTAGCCAACAATGTAGTAACTTCCAGACACCGGTTGATGAGATATCTAATGTGTCCTGTAAATGAAATCTGACCTTGCAGTCAAGGTTTTGCTTGAGGCAACAAAGTGTCTTGTATTTCATACAAACAAAAAAGCTTGAATGACAGTATGGGCCCATTACTGCCAGGTGTTTGTCATGGACTACCTTCCTCGCAGAGTAGGTATTGACATTTGGCTGTCCAGTGAGGCATTTGGGAGGGTGTGTAGTGTATGCTGAAAACCTAATACAGCAGCATTGTGTGCCACAGACACTTGATAATGGAATATGCATTTCTAACTTTTGTTTCCCTCTTCAGGGCTGAATATTAATATGACTGTACCTGTGGTGATCAATATTCCATCAAAGCAACAAACGGCTGGTAATTCCACAATGTGTTTCTTTGTGCCCCATGAAGTAGAGAATCCGCCAGCACCTACAGACCCTGCAGTTTATCTTGAGACATTTGCTTCAGCTTCTGTATATGTCAAGTAAGTCCTTTCTAGTCCCAGTGTCCTATTTTAGGAAATGGTTATTGAAGAGAAAACTAAAAAAACTGACTTCTTTAGCAATGTTTACCACGTAACATGATAAAAAGCAGATCCTGATTAagtttaacaaaaaacaaaacaaaactaagGCCTATTTCCCACAGATATGTTTGTGCgtattttggtattttttttttattttttctggcattttttgaAATCCTACAGAAAAGCTTATAGGAGAAATGCCATGCCCAGAACATGCTgcgtttggggaaaaaaaaaacccactgaccataaaaatgccacaaaccaaaatgcagttgtatttatgattttatatttcactatagactttaatgcaaCATCTGGCTGCACTAAAACACATTGTAGAAACGCCATGCAAACCActgtgtgtgaatgtagcctaaaagaagaacacctcttgcacacgactgagttggggctgtgaaaaacggtccgtgtcggccgtatttccctgctcgaccgcggtacaggtgaacgggactcctaccatcatagacatttatgatgctaggagtctccgcctccccacggaacttctgttccatactgaacaaaattatacagtatggaacagcagttccgtggggagtccgactcctagcattatataatgtctacgatgccaggagtcccattcacctgtaccaTGATCGGGCCGGGAAacgcggccgacactcggaccgatctcggtcgtgtgcaactgcacttaCAGATCTCCGTGTCTATTACCTGAATGTGGCGGGTCTGACTAATCGCTCCCCTGGCAAATGGCTAATTTTGCTGGGGAGAGTTGCTGTCTGCTATACATTTCCCAAGCAGCAGCCACTGCATGTGAAATGCAGTATTACATGCAGACATCAAATGAATTGCCAAACATGTAATACGTTGGCGGGTAGAGTCCCCTGGAGCCAGTTGTCAACAACTCTCTGGCTCAGAGGGGAGTCCTGACCAGCGGATGCCCCTGAATGATATCGATACGCACTAATCGGGCATATGAAAAGGGGGTCTCTTAATAAGACAACCGCTTTACAGAATGCTCAGCCCCACCACTGTTGCTTACATTACTCATTATCAGTATATCTTTGAAGGCCTGTTCTGTAagagtatattatatattttctcttTTGCCTGTTGCTCATGCGGATCTTCCATTCCTTTTAGGACTTTTGGAGGATATGCCTTGGACTTTATGTATGCCAAGCAAGCCAAAACCCTTGCGGAAGAGCTGAGGGCCCATGGTCTGACGTTTGATGACACATACTTTTTACGTGTTGGCTACAATGATCCTTTTACATTTCTCAACCGCCACAATGAAGTGTGGTACATAGCAAAGTAAATTCAGCAGTAGGGTCATCCCAATGAGTCCTCATTTAGCCAGTAGCCAAATGTGATCAATACTCCTCCATGCCTTTGTTGCTTTTTTGTGTCAGCCCTGAAAGTAACATCCATGCTTTCTGTTGTAATATTTGGTAATTGGGACATACCAGTAAACAGTAGCCATCACTGCTCGGTGGCTAAACATTTAGGGCTGTAACAAATGGCTCCAATTTCAGAGTccaggagaacccctttaagtctctTTAGATTTCCTTGTTTATGTAGCATGATCTCATAgcacttttttagttttttttttgtaacattaaaGTATTTGATTGTAGAGTGTGGCTCTTTTCTGTTTATGTACCTGTCTGGATTATATATTTTGTCTACatgtaattgatcacatctatttatatacatgattaaaaaaatagtaaaacccTTGCATAGGCAAATAGATTTTggttgcctgcagctgccactatagAAGCTTATTGCATGTATTTATACATTGAGTGGGTGATGTCACTAGGCATGCACAAATAGTATGGCTGACAGGGGTCACTCACCCAAGAGAGTAGGCAAGGGGCTGTGTTACACACCTGTTCAGTCCCGTTCTATTCAGGTTTACGTCCACTTGCATAGAATGTGTTATGAAAATTATTAAACGAACTATCCAGCTGTTATTGACACAACCAGGACAAGTTCTATGCTTCCAAATGTAAACCATTAATTTTCCTATTCACTGCCAGCAACCAGACATATTTAAAATGGTGAGGAAGTTGTTTTATAAAAATCCAGTTAATGCAATCGCACCTCCCACTAAcaaattaaggccggattcacacgagcgtgtgcgttttatgcgcgcaaaaaaatgcagcggtttgcatgtgcaaaaggtacataatagctccatgtgtcagcagcgtatgatgcgtggctgtgtgattttcgcgcagccgctatcattatgacactctgtttgtatgtttgtaaacagaaaagcacatggcatggtacttttctgttttcattcatagtttttactgctgttgcgcgaatcacgcgcgtcacacggaagtgcttctgtgcgtgattttcacgcacccattgacttcaatgggtgcgtgatgcgcgagaaacgcacaaatataggacatgtcatgagttttacgcagcggacacacactgtgtaaaaatcactgactgtctgaacggccccattgtctaacataggtccatgcgaggcgcgtgaaaatcatgcgcgttgcacggacgtatatcacgttcgtctgaataagcccttagtgtggATGGGAGAGTAGGCAGTCTGGTTGATTTTGCAACCAGATTGCCCACTCTCCTTTTCAGAGTCTCCCATCCACACTTAATGCGGAAGCCTCTCTTACAAAGAAGCTTTCCAGGGCAGAATTCCCGTGTTGTGCGGTTGCATAGGTGGTCAGACCATCCTACCTTCCACCGTCACATttaaaattctatttttattGCAGTCATGGGTACCACGCTGAAATTTAAATCATCCAATGGTTTATTTCACTTAacatttttctatgtttttgtagGTACAAAAGGTTTTTAACATACAAAAATCCCAATACCCACCCAACCACAGAAAAATGTGCaccacaatataagtgattacatcACAGGTATCAGATATAAACATATCCCCATCTGCAGATGGTGTTGCTCAACATATAGTAAAAGACAATCATGTACAATAACGAAGCTAAGGCAGACAAAAATTGGCCCCCATAAATAGGCAGAATGGTCATCTATCCTACTCAGACTATCCATGGTAAATCAGAAGCCTGCATCGCTCAAATAAGACCCGGCCTATATTTAGTTAATTCCCTGGATGTCAAACCCGGGGTATCTATCCAGCGCACCCAGAGCTTGTCAAATTTGTGACtagtctccctttttctgtacacCGCTTTCTCCATACCAAATAACCAGTTAATCTTGTCCACATCTACTCTCACAGTGGGACCTGTGCTATCTAACCAATGCTGGGCAAAGAGCTTATGGGCCATATAAAGCATCCTAGCCACTGCTATTTTTACCAGCTTCCCTGGTAGGCAGGTCCTCAACATAGCCCAGTAAGCATAGAAatggggaaggaacaatattgacCTTGTAAACTATGTTCACTGTCTCTACCACGTATCTCCAAAACTGCGCTAGTTCCAAGCATGTCCATAATATATGTAGCAAATCAGCCGATTGGGTCTGCCAGCTTGGGCAAAAGGCATTCAGGCGCACCCCACTGTTAAAGAGTAATTTAGGCGACTTATACACTCTATGAAATAAATATGTGACAACCTGTGAGCTTCACCCAGTGGGAGCGGAGGCACCCATCTCAGAATGTTACACCAATGATCCTCCTCTAAAAGCCCAATATTCCCCTCCAATCTTtctttacttttcagatgtttggACAAAACAACTTCTAATAAAGCATTATATACATAGGAGATAATCCCAGCAGAAGTTTCCGCTCCCTCAGACATCTACTTTTGTTAGAGGTAAaccaagcccctgtggtactcaaTTCAGTTTGCCAAGCATGTTGGAGGTATTTATAAAATTCTGTTTGAGGAATTGCAAATACCTCCTTTAGCTGGTCATAGAAACATCCTCCCTCAATACCTGTTGGATCATTCTCACACCcttctgcctctgctgctcaaa
This genomic stretch from Rhinoderma darwinii isolate aRhiDar2 chromosome 4, aRhiDar2.hap1, whole genome shotgun sequence harbors:
- the LOC142760058 gene encoding heme-binding protein 2-like, which encodes MKPYTDMEARSALLLGLLSVLGIAVTEQASVASNQNQSPSFCGTRDCPRYQLVKQYDNFEHRDYEETRWVTTSLKQDMIGIGMVISFRRLFSYITGKNAEGLNINMTVPVVINIPSKQQTAGNSTMCFFVPHEVENPPAPTDPAVYLETFASASVYVKTFGGYALDFMYAKQAKTLAEELRAHGLTFDDTYFLRVGYNDPFTFLNRHNEVWYIAK